Proteins from a genomic interval of Macaca mulatta isolate MMU2019108-1 chromosome 18, T2T-MMU8v2.0, whole genome shotgun sequence:
- the DSG3 gene encoding desmoglein-3 isoform X1, whose amino-acid sequence MMGLLPTTTGALAIFMVVILVHGELRIETKGQYDEEEMTVQQAKRRQKREWVKFAKPCREGEDNSKRNPIAKITSDYQATQKITYRISGVGIDQPPFGIFVVDKNTGDINITAIVDREETPSFLITCRALNAQGLDVEKPLILTVKILDINDNPPVFSQQIFMGEIEENSASNSLVMILNATDADEPNHLNSKIAFKIVSQEPAGTPMFLLSRNTGEVRTLTNSLDREQASSYRLVVSGADKDGEGLSTQCECSIKVKDVNDNFPMFRDSQYSARIEENTLSSELIRFQVTDLDEEYTDNWLAVYFFTSGNEGNWFEIQTDPRTNEGILKVVKALDYEQLQSVKLSIAVKNKAEFHQSVISRYRVQSTPVTIQVINVREGIAFRPASKTFTVQKGISSKKLVDYILGTYQAIDEDTGKAASNVRYVMGRNNGGYLMIDSKTAEIKFVKNMDRDSTFIVNQTITAEVLAIDEYTGRTSTGTVYVRVPGFSDNCPTAVLDKDAICSSSPSVVVTTRTLNNRYTGPYTFALEDQPVKLPAIWSITTLNATSALLRAQEQIAPGVYHISLVLTDSQNNRCEMPGSLTLEVCQCDNRGVCGTSYPTTWPGTRYGRPPSGRLGPAAIGLLLLGLLLLLLAPLLLLTCDCGAGSTGGVTGGFIPVPDGSEGTIHQWGIEGAHPEDKEITNICVPPITANGADFMESSEVCTSTYARGTAVEGTSGMEMTTKLGAATESGGAAGFATGTVSAAASGFGAVTGVGICSSGQSGTMRTRHSTGGTNKDYTDGAISMNFLDSYFSQKAFACAEEDDGQEANDCLLIYDNEGADATGSPVGSVGCCSFIADDLDDSFLDSLGPKFKKLAEISLGVDGESKQVQPPSKDSGYGIESCGRSTEVQQSGFIKCQTLSGGQGASALSASGSVQPAVSIPDPLQHGNYLVTETYSASGSLVQPSTAGFDPLLTQNVIVTERVICPISSVPGNLAGPTQLRESHTMLCTEDPCSRLI is encoded by the exons ATGATGGGGCTCTTGCCCACAACCACAGGGGCTCTGGCCATCTTCATG GTGGTCATATTGGTTCATGGAGAATTGCGAATAGAG ACGAAAGGTCAATATGACGAAGAAGAGATGACTGTGCAACAAGCTAAAAGAAGGCAGAAACGTGAATGGGTGAAATTTGCCAAACCCTGCAGAGAAGGAGAAGATAACTCAAAAAGAAACCCAATTGCCAAG ATTACTTCAGATTACCAAGCAACCCAGAAAATTACCTACCGAATCTCTGGAGTGGGAATTGATCAGCCACCTTTTGGAATCTTTGTTGTTGACAAAAACACTGGCGATATTAACATAACAGCGATAGTTGACCGAGAGGAAACTCCAAGCTTCCTG ATCACATGTCGGGCTCTAAACGCTCAAGGACTAGATGTAGAGAAGCCACTTATACTAACGGTtaaaattttggatattaatgATAATCCTCCAGTATTTTCACAACAAATTTTCATGGGTGAAATTGAAGAAAATAGTGCCTCAA ACTCACTGGTGATGATACTAAATGCCACAGATGCAGATGAACCAAACCACTTGAATTCCAAAATTGCCTTCAAAATTGTCTCTCAGGAACCAGCAGGCACACCCATGTTCCTTCTAAGCAGAAACACTGGGGAAGTCCGTACTTTGACCAATTCTCTTGACCGAGAG CAAGCTAGCAGCTATCGTCTGGTTGTGAGTGGTGCAGACAAAGATGGAGAAGGACTATCAACTCAATGTGAATGTAGTATTAAAGTGAAAGATGTCAACGATAACTTCCCAATGTTTAGAGACTCTCAG TATTCAGCACGTATTGAAGAAAATACCTTAAGTTCTGAATTAATTCGATTTCAAGTAACAGATTTGGATGAAGAGTACACAGATAATTGGCTTGCAGTATATTTCTTTACCTCTGGGAATGAAGGAAATTGGTTTGAAATACAAACTGATCCCAGAACTAATGAAGGCATCCTGAAAGTGGTGAAG GCTCTAGATTATGAACAACTACAAAGCGTGAAACTTAGTATTGCTGTCAAAAACAAAGCTGAATTTCACCAATCAGTAATCTCCCGATACCGAGTTCAGTCAACCCCAGTCACAATTCAGGTAATAAATGTAAGAGAAGGAATAGCATTCCGTCCTGCTTCCAAGACATTTACTGTGCAAAAAGGCATAAGTAGCAAAAAATTGGTGGATTATATCCTGGGAACATATCAAGCCATCGATGAGGACACTGGCAAAGCTGCCTCAAATGTCAG GTATGTCATGGGACGTAACAATGGTGGTTACCTAATGATTGATTCAAAAACTGCTGAAATCAAATTTGTCAAAAATATGGACCGAGATTCCACTTTCATAGTTAACCAAACAATCACAGCTGAGGTTCTGGCCATAGAcg AATACACAGGTAGAACTTCTACAGGCACGGTATATGTTAGAGTACCCGGTTTCAGTGACAATTGTCCAACAGCTGTCCTCGATAAAGATGCGATTTGCAGTTCTTCACCTTCCGTGGTTGTCACCACTAGAACACTGAATAATAGATACACTGGCCCCTATACATTTGCACTGGAAGATCAACCTGTGAAGTTGCCTGCTATATGGAGTATCACAACCCTCAATG CTACCTCGGCCCTCCTCAGAGCCCAGGAACAGATAGCTCCTGGAGTATACCACATCTCCCTGGTACTTACAGACAGTCAGAACAATCGGTGTGAGATGCCAGGCAGCTTGACACTGGAAGTCTGTCAGTGTGACAACAGGGGCGTCTGTGGAACTTCTTACCCAACCACATGGCCTGGGACCAGATACGGCAGGCCGCCCTCAGGGAGGCTGGGGCCTGCCGCCATCGGCCTGCTGCTCCTTGGActcctgctgctgctgt tgGCCCCCCTTCTGCTGTTGACCTGTGACTGTGGGGCAGGTTCTACTGGGGGAGTGACAGGTGGTTTTATCCCAGTTCCTGATGGCTCAGAAGGAACAATTCATCAGTGGGGAATTGAAGGAGCCCATCCTGAAGACAAG GAAATCACAAATATTTGTGTGCCTCCTATAACAGCCAATGGAGCCGATTTCATGGAAAGTTCTG AAGTTTGTACAAGTACGTATGCCAGAGGGACAGCGGTGGAAGGCACTTCGGGAATGGAAATGACCACTAAGCTTGGGGCAGCCACTGAATCCGGAGGTGCTGCAGGCTTTGCAACAGGGACAGTGTCAGCGGCTGCTTCAGGATTCGGAGCAGTCACTGGAGTTGGCATCTGTTCCTCAGGGCAGTCTGGAACCATGAGAACAAGGCATTCCACTGGAGGAACCAATAAGGACTATACTGATGGGGCAATAAGCATGAATTTTCTGGACTCCTACTTTTCTCAG AAAGCGTTTGCCTGTGCGGAGGAAGACGATGGCCAGGAAGCAAATGACTGCTTGTTGATCTATGATAATGAAGGCGCAGATGCTACTGGTTCTCCTGTGGGCTCCGTGGGTTGTTGCAGTTTTATTGCTGATGACCTGGATGACAGCTTCTTGGACTCACTTGGCCCGAAATTTAAAAAACTTGCAGAGATAAGCCTCGGTGTTGATGGTGAAAGCAAACAAGTTCAGCCACCCTCTAAAGACAGTGGTTATGGGATTGAATCCTGTGGCCGTTCCACAGAAGTCCAGCAGTCAGGATTTATTAAGTGCCAGACTTTGTCAGGAGGTCAAGGAGCTTCTGCTTTGTCCGCCTCTGGGTCTGTCCAGCCAGCTGTTTCCATCCCTGACCCTCTGCAGCATGGTAACTATTTGGTAACGGAGACTTACTCGGCTTCTGGTTCCCTTGTGCAACCTTCCACTGCAGGCTTTGATCCACTTCTCACGCAAAATGTGATAGTGACAGAAAGGGTGATCTGTCCCATTTCCAGTGTTCCTGGCAACCTAGCTGGCCCAACGCAGCTACGAGAGTCACACACTATGCTCTGTACAGAGGATCCTTGCTCCCGTCTAATATAA
- the DSG3 gene encoding desmoglein-3 isoform X2, with the protein MMGLLPTTTGALAIFMVVILVHGELRIETKGQYDEEEMTVQQAKRRQKREWVKFAKPCREGEDNSKRNPIAKITSDYQATQKITYRISGVGIDQPPFGIFVVDKNTGDINITAIVDREETPSFLITCRALNAQGLDVEKPLILTVKILDINDNPPVFSQQIFMGEIEENSASNSLVMILNATDADEPNHLNSKIAFKIVSQEPAGTPMFLLSRNTGEVRTLTNSLDREQASSYRLVVSGADKDGEGLSTQCECSIKVKDVNDNFPMFRDSQYSARIEENTLSSELIRFQVTDLDEEYTDNWLAVYFFTSGNEGNWFEIQTDPRTNEGILKVVKALDYEQLQSVKLSIAVKNKAEFHQSVISRYRVQSTPVTIQVINVREGIAFRPASKTFTVQKGISSKKLVDYILGTYQAIDEDTGKAASNVRYVMGRNNGGYLMIDSKTAEIKFVKNMDRDSTFIVNQTITAEVLAIDEYTGRTSTGTVYVRVPGFSDNCPTAVLDKDAICSSSPSVVVTTRTLNNRYTGPYTFALEDQPVKLPAIWSITTLNATSALLRAQEQIAPGVYHISLVLTDSQNNRCEMPGSLTLEVCQCDNRGVCGTSYPTTWPGTRYGRPPSGRLGPAAIGLLLLGLLLLLLAPLLLLTCDCGAGSTGGVTGGFIPVPDGSEGTIHQWGIEGAHPEDKEITNICVPPITANGADFMESSVCTSTYARGTAVEGTSGMEMTTKLGAATESGGAAGFATGTVSAAASGFGAVTGVGICSSGQSGTMRTRHSTGGTNKDYTDGAISMNFLDSYFSQKAFACAEEDDGQEANDCLLIYDNEGADATGSPVGSVGCCSFIADDLDDSFLDSLGPKFKKLAEISLGVDGESKQVQPPSKDSGYGIESCGRSTEVQQSGFIKCQTLSGGQGASALSASGSVQPAVSIPDPLQHGNYLVTETYSASGSLVQPSTAGFDPLLTQNVIVTERVICPISSVPGNLAGPTQLRESHTMLCTEDPCSRLI; encoded by the exons ATGATGGGGCTCTTGCCCACAACCACAGGGGCTCTGGCCATCTTCATG GTGGTCATATTGGTTCATGGAGAATTGCGAATAGAG ACGAAAGGTCAATATGACGAAGAAGAGATGACTGTGCAACAAGCTAAAAGAAGGCAGAAACGTGAATGGGTGAAATTTGCCAAACCCTGCAGAGAAGGAGAAGATAACTCAAAAAGAAACCCAATTGCCAAG ATTACTTCAGATTACCAAGCAACCCAGAAAATTACCTACCGAATCTCTGGAGTGGGAATTGATCAGCCACCTTTTGGAATCTTTGTTGTTGACAAAAACACTGGCGATATTAACATAACAGCGATAGTTGACCGAGAGGAAACTCCAAGCTTCCTG ATCACATGTCGGGCTCTAAACGCTCAAGGACTAGATGTAGAGAAGCCACTTATACTAACGGTtaaaattttggatattaatgATAATCCTCCAGTATTTTCACAACAAATTTTCATGGGTGAAATTGAAGAAAATAGTGCCTCAA ACTCACTGGTGATGATACTAAATGCCACAGATGCAGATGAACCAAACCACTTGAATTCCAAAATTGCCTTCAAAATTGTCTCTCAGGAACCAGCAGGCACACCCATGTTCCTTCTAAGCAGAAACACTGGGGAAGTCCGTACTTTGACCAATTCTCTTGACCGAGAG CAAGCTAGCAGCTATCGTCTGGTTGTGAGTGGTGCAGACAAAGATGGAGAAGGACTATCAACTCAATGTGAATGTAGTATTAAAGTGAAAGATGTCAACGATAACTTCCCAATGTTTAGAGACTCTCAG TATTCAGCACGTATTGAAGAAAATACCTTAAGTTCTGAATTAATTCGATTTCAAGTAACAGATTTGGATGAAGAGTACACAGATAATTGGCTTGCAGTATATTTCTTTACCTCTGGGAATGAAGGAAATTGGTTTGAAATACAAACTGATCCCAGAACTAATGAAGGCATCCTGAAAGTGGTGAAG GCTCTAGATTATGAACAACTACAAAGCGTGAAACTTAGTATTGCTGTCAAAAACAAAGCTGAATTTCACCAATCAGTAATCTCCCGATACCGAGTTCAGTCAACCCCAGTCACAATTCAGGTAATAAATGTAAGAGAAGGAATAGCATTCCGTCCTGCTTCCAAGACATTTACTGTGCAAAAAGGCATAAGTAGCAAAAAATTGGTGGATTATATCCTGGGAACATATCAAGCCATCGATGAGGACACTGGCAAAGCTGCCTCAAATGTCAG GTATGTCATGGGACGTAACAATGGTGGTTACCTAATGATTGATTCAAAAACTGCTGAAATCAAATTTGTCAAAAATATGGACCGAGATTCCACTTTCATAGTTAACCAAACAATCACAGCTGAGGTTCTGGCCATAGAcg AATACACAGGTAGAACTTCTACAGGCACGGTATATGTTAGAGTACCCGGTTTCAGTGACAATTGTCCAACAGCTGTCCTCGATAAAGATGCGATTTGCAGTTCTTCACCTTCCGTGGTTGTCACCACTAGAACACTGAATAATAGATACACTGGCCCCTATACATTTGCACTGGAAGATCAACCTGTGAAGTTGCCTGCTATATGGAGTATCACAACCCTCAATG CTACCTCGGCCCTCCTCAGAGCCCAGGAACAGATAGCTCCTGGAGTATACCACATCTCCCTGGTACTTACAGACAGTCAGAACAATCGGTGTGAGATGCCAGGCAGCTTGACACTGGAAGTCTGTCAGTGTGACAACAGGGGCGTCTGTGGAACTTCTTACCCAACCACATGGCCTGGGACCAGATACGGCAGGCCGCCCTCAGGGAGGCTGGGGCCTGCCGCCATCGGCCTGCTGCTCCTTGGActcctgctgctgctgt tgGCCCCCCTTCTGCTGTTGACCTGTGACTGTGGGGCAGGTTCTACTGGGGGAGTGACAGGTGGTTTTATCCCAGTTCCTGATGGCTCAGAAGGAACAATTCATCAGTGGGGAATTGAAGGAGCCCATCCTGAAGACAAG GAAATCACAAATATTTGTGTGCCTCCTATAACAGCCAATGGAGCCGATTTCATGGAAAGTTCTG TTTGTACAAGTACGTATGCCAGAGGGACAGCGGTGGAAGGCACTTCGGGAATGGAAATGACCACTAAGCTTGGGGCAGCCACTGAATCCGGAGGTGCTGCAGGCTTTGCAACAGGGACAGTGTCAGCGGCTGCTTCAGGATTCGGAGCAGTCACTGGAGTTGGCATCTGTTCCTCAGGGCAGTCTGGAACCATGAGAACAAGGCATTCCACTGGAGGAACCAATAAGGACTATACTGATGGGGCAATAAGCATGAATTTTCTGGACTCCTACTTTTCTCAG AAAGCGTTTGCCTGTGCGGAGGAAGACGATGGCCAGGAAGCAAATGACTGCTTGTTGATCTATGATAATGAAGGCGCAGATGCTACTGGTTCTCCTGTGGGCTCCGTGGGTTGTTGCAGTTTTATTGCTGATGACCTGGATGACAGCTTCTTGGACTCACTTGGCCCGAAATTTAAAAAACTTGCAGAGATAAGCCTCGGTGTTGATGGTGAAAGCAAACAAGTTCAGCCACCCTCTAAAGACAGTGGTTATGGGATTGAATCCTGTGGCCGTTCCACAGAAGTCCAGCAGTCAGGATTTATTAAGTGCCAGACTTTGTCAGGAGGTCAAGGAGCTTCTGCTTTGTCCGCCTCTGGGTCTGTCCAGCCAGCTGTTTCCATCCCTGACCCTCTGCAGCATGGTAACTATTTGGTAACGGAGACTTACTCGGCTTCTGGTTCCCTTGTGCAACCTTCCACTGCAGGCTTTGATCCACTTCTCACGCAAAATGTGATAGTGACAGAAAGGGTGATCTGTCCCATTTCCAGTGTTCCTGGCAACCTAGCTGGCCCAACGCAGCTACGAGAGTCACACACTATGCTCTGTACAGAGGATCCTTGCTCCCGTCTAATATAA